Proteins encoded in a region of the Vitis riparia cultivar Riparia Gloire de Montpellier isolate 1030 chromosome 7, EGFV_Vit.rip_1.0, whole genome shotgun sequence genome:
- the LOC117917318 gene encoding basic form of pathogenesis-related protein 1-like, which produces MVGLAQTLVSQAQNTPCDFLQLHNAARREVGVGPLKWDRTLEAYAKDYAKQRSGDCELVHSGGLYGENIHWGYGGGYTDVKAAMKFWLDEKQFYDYESNSRMFGKECLHYTQIVCRNSKRLGCASAACPDERVFFTCNYDPPGNFHGECTSGFGFSYKVHRNK; this is translated from the coding sequence ATGGTGGGTCTAGCCCAGACCCTCGTTTCTCAAGCCCAGAACACCCCTTGTGACTTCCTCCAGCTCCACAACGCGGCCCGCAGAGAGGTCGGGGTTGGACCCCTCAAGTGGGACCGCACCCTGGAGGCCTACGCTAAAGACTACGCCAAGCAGAGATCAGGTGACTGCGAGCTCGTCCACTCCGGAGGACTCTACGGCGAGAACATCCACTGGGGATACGGTGGAGGTTATACAGACGTAAAGGCCGCCATGAAGTTCTGGCTTGACGAGAAGCAGTTTTATGATTACGAGAGCAATAGTCGCATGTTTGGGAAGGAGTGTTTGCATTATACACAGATTGTGTGCAGGAATTCGAAGCGCCTCGGCTGCGCCAGCGCAGCCTGCCCAGACGAGAGGGTGTTCTTCACCTGTAACTACGATCCTCCCGGGAATTTCCATGGAGAATGCACTTCTGGTTTTGGGTTTAGCTACAAAGTACACcgaaataaataa